A single region of the Solwaraspora sp. WMMD791 genome encodes:
- a CDS encoding 3-ketoacyl-ACP reductase, with amino-acid sequence MTAADQVGSGDRVAIVTGGSRGIGRGIVLALAAAGYDVVVNYARNADAARQVGEQVEALGRRALLVGADVSVGADRQRLVDQTVATFGRIDLLVNNAGVAPDVRADLLDASEESFDRLIDINLKGPYFLTQQVSRAMIDMVAAGTITAPKIVIVSSISAYTASVNRGDYCVAKAGLAMTAQLYAARLAEHGINVYEIRPGIVATDMTGPVQAKYDDLIFNQGLTPIRRWGRPDDVGRAVVAVATDLLPFSTGQVLDVDGGFHLRTL; translated from the coding sequence ATGACCGCCGCGGACCAGGTCGGCAGCGGGGACCGGGTCGCCATCGTCACCGGCGGCTCGCGGGGCATCGGGCGCGGGATCGTGCTGGCGCTGGCTGCCGCCGGGTACGACGTCGTGGTCAACTACGCCCGTAACGCCGACGCCGCGCGCCAGGTCGGCGAGCAGGTCGAGGCGCTGGGCCGCCGGGCGCTGCTGGTCGGCGCGGACGTGTCGGTCGGCGCGGACCGGCAGCGGTTGGTCGATCAGACCGTGGCGACCTTCGGCCGGATCGATCTGCTGGTCAACAACGCGGGCGTGGCCCCGGACGTACGGGCGGACCTGCTCGACGCCAGCGAGGAGTCCTTCGACCGGCTGATCGACATCAATCTGAAGGGTCCCTACTTCCTGACCCAGCAGGTCAGCCGGGCGATGATCGACATGGTGGCGGCCGGCACGATCACCGCGCCGAAGATCGTCATTGTCTCGTCGATCAGCGCCTACACCGCCAGCGTCAACCGGGGCGACTACTGCGTGGCGAAGGCCGGCCTGGCGATGACGGCCCAGCTGTACGCGGCCCGGCTGGCTGAGCACGGGATCAACGTGTACGAGATCCGGCCCGGCATCGTCGCCACCGACATGACCGGCCCGGTCCAGGCGAAGTACGACGATCTGATCTTCAACCAGGGTCTGACGCCGATCCGCCGCTGGGGCCGACCGGACGACGTGGGCCGGGCCGTGGTCGCCGTCGCCACCGACCTGCTGCCGTTCAGCACCGGCCAGGTGCTCGACGTGGACGGTGGGTTCCACCTGCGGACGCTGTAA